In Xenorhabdus poinarii G6, the following are encoded in one genomic region:
- the fpr gene encoding ferredoxin--NADP(+) reductase encodes MANWVTGKVTDITHWTDSLFSIKIHAPIEKFTAGQFAKLALEIDEERIQRAYSYVNSPDDNYLEFYLVTVPGGKLSPQLAALKTGNELFVTEQAAGFFVLDEIPDSQTLWMLSTGTAIGPYLSILQQGINLERFENIVLVHAVRWGKDLSYLPLMQALENKFQGKLKIQTIVSREKWPNALMGRIPALIENGQLESAAGLSIQAENSHVMLCGNPQMVRDTQQLLKEQRNMAKHLRRKPGHITSEQYW; translated from the coding sequence ATGGCAAATTGGGTTACAGGCAAAGTTACCGACATCACCCATTGGACAGATTCACTTTTCAGTATCAAAATTCATGCACCAATAGAAAAATTCACCGCCGGTCAATTTGCAAAACTTGCGCTGGAAATTGATGAAGAGCGCATTCAACGAGCTTACTCTTACGTCAATTCGCCTGATGATAATTATCTGGAATTTTACCTAGTCACCGTTCCGGGAGGAAAACTCAGCCCCCAATTGGCTGCGTTAAAAACCGGGAATGAGTTGTTCGTCACAGAGCAGGCCGCTGGTTTTTTCGTTCTTGATGAAATCCCTGACAGCCAAACACTCTGGATGCTTTCCACTGGCACAGCAATTGGGCCTTATCTTTCCATTCTCCAACAAGGTATTAATCTGGAGCGGTTCGAAAATATCGTTTTAGTTCACGCAGTGAGATGGGGAAAAGATTTAAGTTATTTGCCCTTGATGCAGGCATTAGAGAATAAATTTCAGGGTAAACTGAAAATACAAACCATCGTGAGTCGCGAAAAATGGCCCAATGCACTAATGGGTAGAATTCCGGCATTAATTGAAAATGGTCAGTTGGAATCGGCGGCAGGCTTATCCATTCAGGCCGAAAACAGCCATGTCATGTTGTGCGGGAATCCCCAAATGGTCAGGGATACCCAGCAACTATTGAAAGAACAACGTAATATGGCAAAACATCTGCGCCGTAAACCGGGTCATATCACCAGTGAGCAATACTGGTAA
- a CDS encoding DUF805 domain-containing protein, translating into MTLQQWGFSFKGRIGRREFWYGIGICFALIFILLTLHGMGVIPMNYAMPGVALLLYLTVAIFSKRLHDRNKRGGWVLLLALAWILVSLDWSIMAPIWQWGIGRFVPTLICVMMILDCGVFRGTEGANRFGKMAETVDYISARETVQKRG; encoded by the coding sequence ATGACATTACAACAATGGGGTTTTTCATTCAAAGGCCGAATTGGACGACGAGAGTTTTGGTACGGAATCGGTATTTGTTTTGCTTTGATTTTTATACTTCTGACACTCCACGGCATGGGGGTTATCCCGATGAATTATGCGATGCCTGGTGTGGCCTTGCTATTATATCTAACCGTGGCGATTTTCTCGAAACGTTTGCATGACCGGAATAAACGTGGTGGGTGGGTGTTATTACTGGCATTGGCCTGGATATTAGTGTCCCTTGACTGGAGCATAATGGCGCCAATATGGCAGTGGGGAATAGGCCGCTTTGTCCCGACACTGATTTGCGTCATGATGATATTGGATTGTGGTGTTTTTCGGGGCACGGAAGGCGCTAATCGCTTTGGTAAGATGGCAGAAACGGTTGATTATATTTCTGCCAGGGAAACAGTTCAAAAACGCGGATAA
- a CDS encoding DUF1454 family protein: MKTGINKLLVAILIAFGIGLPLPASAYEASVTTEIGSLPMYLQPDFPTFEETIPVFREKYNKKHPDIPLNEYKVIASQNISQPFIRAASRINQNIYSSAVLERGSEKIKSLQLTLLPSLNEHEDERNWILAKRYMAALINQFEPTLSPEQAQIQLEKLLQAAATFSTFSQKMGAVRYVIVNSSENIMTFAIEPIKLSLSDTTIDEN, translated from the coding sequence ATGAAAACAGGCATAAATAAACTTCTGGTGGCAATATTAATCGCTTTTGGTATCGGTTTACCATTACCAGCCTCTGCCTATGAAGCTTCTGTCACAACAGAAATAGGCTCATTGCCAATGTATCTACAGCCAGATTTTCCTACTTTCGAAGAAACCATCCCTGTCTTCCGGGAAAAATACAATAAAAAACATCCAGATATTCCGCTTAACGAATATAAAGTCATTGCAAGCCAAAACATTTCCCAACCTTTTATCCGTGCCGCCAGCCGGATCAATCAAAACATTTACTCTTCGGCAGTACTGGAGCGAGGCAGCGAAAAGATAAAAAGCCTCCAGCTTACGCTGTTACCTTCACTGAATGAACACGAAGATGAGCGGAACTGGATATTGGCAAAACGCTACATGGCGGCGCTGATCAATCAATTTGAACCAACCCTCTCCCCTGAACAAGCTCAAATTCAATTGGAAAAACTTTTGCAGGCAGCTGCAACTTTCTCGACGTTCAGTCAAAAAATGGGCGCAGTCCGTTATGTCATCGTAAACAGCAGCGAAAATATAATGACCTTCGCTATTGAACCGATTAAGCTATCGTTATCTGACACCACAATAGATGAGAATTAG
- the tpiA gene encoding triose-phosphate isomerase has translation MRHPLVMGNWKLNGNTHMVNDLIAGLRNELSNVDGCGVAIAPPTVYVSLAKNALAGSRIALGAQDVGVNLSGAFTGETSAEMLKEVGAQYIIIGHSERRTYHKESDEFIAKKFAILKEQGLIPVLCIGETEQENEAGQTEAVCARQIDAVLNTLGAEAFQDAVIAYEPVWAIGTGKSATPAQAQAVHKFIRDHIAKQDTAIAEQVIIQYGGSVNAGNAAELFTQPDIDGALVGGASLKADAFAVIVKAAAEAKKA, from the coding sequence ATGCGACATCCATTAGTTATGGGTAACTGGAAATTAAATGGCAATACCCACATGGTTAACGACCTGATTGCAGGCCTGCGTAACGAATTGAGCAACGTTGACGGCTGTGGCGTCGCTATCGCACCACCAACAGTTTATGTTTCTCTGGCAAAAAATGCGCTGGCTGGCAGCCGTATCGCGCTCGGAGCACAAGATGTCGGTGTCAATCTTTCTGGTGCATTCACGGGTGAAACGTCCGCCGAAATGCTAAAAGAAGTCGGTGCACAATACATCATTATCGGTCACTCTGAACGACGGACTTATCACAAAGAAAGTGACGAATTCATCGCGAAGAAATTCGCCATTCTGAAAGAGCAGGGTTTGATCCCAGTTCTGTGCATTGGCGAAACCGAGCAAGAAAATGAAGCGGGTCAAACTGAAGCCGTTTGTGCACGACAAATTGATGCTGTTTTAAACACGCTGGGCGCAGAAGCATTCCAAGATGCCGTGATTGCTTATGAACCCGTTTGGGCAATCGGTACCGGCAAATCCGCTACACCTGCACAAGCTCAGGCTGTTCACAAATTTATTCGTGATCATATCGCCAAACAAGATACCGCGATTGCTGAGCAAGTCATTATTCAATACGGTGGTTCAGTGAATGCCGGCAATGCGGCAGAGCTGTTCACCCAACCGGATATCGACGGGGCGCTGGTCGGTGGCGCATCACTGAAAGCGGATGCTTTTGCCGTGATCGTGAAAGCCGCAGCAGAAGCGAAAAAAGCCTAA
- a CDS encoding sulfate ABC transporter substrate-binding protein: protein MVLAMSLLANNAWAKTLQLLNVSYDPTREFYQQYDVAFSEYWHNKTGDDVKIRQSHGGSGKQATSVINGLQADVVTLALAYDVDAIAKSGRIDKNWIKRLPDNSAPYTSTIVFLVRKGNPKQIKEWSDLIRPGISIVTPNPKTSGGARWNYLAAWGYGLAHNNQDQAKAKAFVRALYKNVDVLDAGARGATNTFVERGIGDVLIAWENEALLAINVLGKGKFDIVTPSISILAEPTVSVVDKVVDKRGTRELATAYLKYLYSPVGQEMAAKNYYRPRDKAIAQKYRTVFPELRLFTVDEVFGGWDKAQKEHFATGKIFDEIIRR, encoded by the coding sequence ATGGTTCTGGCAATGTCACTGTTGGCCAATAATGCATGGGCAAAAACGCTTCAATTATTGAATGTCTCTTATGATCCAACCCGTGAATTTTATCAACAGTATGATGTGGCATTCAGCGAATACTGGCATAACAAAACAGGGGATGATGTCAAGATCCGCCAGTCGCATGGGGGATCAGGTAAGCAGGCAACTTCCGTGATTAATGGTCTTCAGGCTGATGTTGTGACTCTGGCATTGGCTTATGATGTGGATGCTATCGCGAAAAGCGGGCGCATTGATAAGAACTGGATTAAACGTTTACCGGATAATTCTGCGCCTTATACATCAACCATTGTCTTTTTGGTGAGAAAGGGAAACCCTAAACAGATAAAAGAGTGGTCTGATTTAATTCGTCCCGGGATTTCGATTGTGACACCGAATCCCAAAACGTCCGGCGGGGCGCGTTGGAATTATCTGGCAGCCTGGGGATATGGATTAGCGCATAACAATCAGGATCAGGCTAAGGCCAAAGCGTTTGTGCGGGCGTTGTATAAAAATGTTGACGTGTTGGATGCCGGAGCGCGGGGGGCAACGAATACGTTTGTAGAGCGTGGAATTGGTGATGTATTGATCGCGTGGGAAAATGAAGCGTTGTTGGCCATTAATGTCTTGGGTAAGGGAAAATTTGACATTGTGACACCGAGTATTTCTATTCTGGCGGAACCAACGGTTTCTGTTGTCGATAAAGTGGTTGATAAACGGGGAACGCGCGAGCTGGCAACCGCCTATCTGAAATACCTTTATTCTCCGGTTGGGCAGGAGATGGCGGCCAAAAATTATTATCGTCCGCGCGATAAGGCCATTGCCCAAAAATATCGGACGGTTTTTCCTGAACTGAGGCTTTTTACCGTTGATGAGGTCTTTGGCGGGTGGGATAAAGCGCAAAAAGAACATTTTGCGACGGGCAAGATTTTTGACGAAATTATCCGACGTTAA
- the pfkA gene encoding 6-phosphofructokinase yields the protein MINKIKRIGVLTSGGDAPGMNAAIRGVVRAALTEGLEVYGIYDGYLGLYENRMKKLDRFSVSDMINRGGTFLGSARFPEFRDDKVRQIAIENMHKNEIDALVVIGGDGSYLGAKRLTEAGFPCIGLPGTIDNDVAGTDYTIGYFTALETVVEAIDRLRDTSTSHKRISIVEVMGRYCGDLTLSAAIAGGCEFIVLPESETPFDREELLAEIQVGIQKGKRHAIVAITEHVCDVAELAKYIEAETHHETRATVLGHIQRGGAPVAYDRILASRMGAYSVQLLLEGHGGRCVGIQNEKLVHHDIIDAVQNMQRVFKKEWLDTAKKLY from the coding sequence ATGATCAACAAGATTAAAAGAATCGGAGTCTTAACGAGTGGCGGTGATGCGCCTGGCATGAACGCCGCTATTCGTGGTGTTGTTCGTGCCGCTTTAACCGAAGGGTTGGAAGTGTATGGTATTTATGATGGCTATCTGGGGTTGTATGAAAACCGCATGAAGAAGCTTGATCGCTTTAGTGTTTCCGACATGATTAACCGCGGTGGTACGTTTTTGGGATCTGCCCGTTTTCCTGAGTTCAGGGATGATAAGGTTCGCCAGATTGCCATTGAAAACATGCACAAAAATGAGATTGATGCGCTGGTGGTGATCGGCGGTGACGGCTCTTATCTGGGAGCGAAGAGGCTGACCGAAGCAGGCTTCCCTTGTATTGGTTTGCCCGGAACGATTGACAACGATGTTGCAGGCACAGATTACACCATCGGTTATTTCACGGCGCTGGAAACGGTGGTTGAGGCCATTGACCGTTTGCGTGATACATCAACTTCCCACAAACGCATTTCCATTGTAGAAGTGATGGGGCGTTATTGCGGTGATTTGACGTTATCCGCAGCCATTGCGGGGGGATGCGAATTTATTGTTCTGCCTGAGAGTGAAACCCCGTTTGATCGTGAAGAATTGCTGGCTGAGATTCAGGTCGGAATTCAAAAAGGGAAACGTCACGCGATTGTTGCCATTACTGAGCATGTCTGTGATGTTGCTGAGTTGGCGAAATATATTGAGGCGGAAACGCATCACGAAACACGGGCAACGGTATTGGGGCATATTCAGCGTGGTGGCGCACCGGTTGCTTATGACCGCATTCTCGCTTCTCGTATGGGGGCGTACTCCGTTCAACTTTTGTTGGAAGGCCATGGCGGTCGCTGTGTTGGTATCCAGAATGAGAAACTTGTTCATCACGATATCATTGATGCAGTACAAAACATGCAACGTGTCTTTAAGAAAGAGTGGTTAGACACTGCGAAAAAGCTCTACTAA
- the fieF gene encoding CDF family cation-efflux transporter FieF (FieF, a metal efflux transporter, is a member of the CDF (cation diffusion facilitator) family of transporters.) — translation MSINYGRWVSSAALAATVLACVLLIVKIFAWWLTGSVSLLAALVDSLVDLAASLMNFFVVRYSLQPADEEHTFGHGKAESLAALAQSMFISGSAIFLFLTGFQHLYAPKPLAHAAIGIWVIVIALISTLCLVTFQKWVVNKTQSQAIRADKLHYQSDLLMNGAILVALLLSLYGFQRADALFALGIGVYILYSALRMGYDAVQSLLDHALPDEERQEIIEIIRNYPGVAGGHDLRTRQSGPTRFIQFHLEIDDHMPLVQVHALADGIENKLRRRFPDADIIIHQDPCSVVPEEHKNRWD, via the coding sequence ATGAGTATAAATTATGGGCGATGGGTCAGTTCTGCTGCATTAGCGGCAACGGTGCTGGCATGTGTGTTGTTGATTGTGAAGATTTTTGCATGGTGGCTAACGGGTTCGGTGAGTTTACTGGCCGCGCTGGTGGATTCATTAGTCGATTTGGCCGCTTCCTTGATGAATTTTTTTGTTGTGCGTTATTCACTTCAGCCTGCTGATGAAGAGCATACTTTTGGGCATGGTAAGGCCGAGTCGTTGGCGGCTTTGGCACAAAGTATGTTTATTTCCGGTTCGGCAATTTTCCTCTTTTTAACGGGTTTCCAGCATCTGTATGCCCCCAAACCATTGGCGCATGCGGCGATAGGTATTTGGGTTATCGTCATTGCTCTGATTTCCACATTATGTTTAGTCACGTTCCAGAAATGGGTGGTTAATAAGACCCAAAGTCAGGCGATCCGGGCAGACAAGCTGCATTATCAATCTGACCTGTTGATGAATGGCGCCATTTTGGTGGCGTTGCTTTTGAGTCTGTATGGTTTTCAACGTGCGGATGCGCTATTTGCCTTGGGTATCGGAGTCTATATCCTCTATAGTGCATTACGAATGGGGTATGATGCCGTACAATCTTTGCTTGATCATGCATTACCGGATGAAGAGCGGCAGGAGATTATCGAAATCATCCGAAATTATCCCGGGGTAGCGGGTGGCCATGATCTGCGCACCCGCCAATCAGGGCCGACGCGTTTTATCCAGTTTCATCTGGAGATCGATGATCATATGCCGTTGGTGCAGGTGCATGCTTTGGCTGACGGCATCGAAAATAAATTGCGGCGCCGGTTTCCTGATGCCGATATTATTATTCACCAAGATCCTTGCTCTGTTGTGCCGGAAGAGCATAAAAACCGTTGGGATTGA
- the rfaL gene encoding O-antigen ligase RfaL: protein MFKQNIKNNLSWSTFFVGGYIALVYVTGITRYKNLFFALVALTALYFLIKNPKGCLAALKNNVILSLGILTLTYVYSIVISPEPKLSISELKTPFFRDVVLSSLLITLALSHTSALKIQKMVIGSFLIGLLFITLKEIYLFYQDYQNNIMPFTTYNHRNISDGIVFFFPALVALWHFQNHKNYIRLALIALLILSVFFVLLGTLSRGAWLAVFVMFFLMIILNKNWKTLVASIIMIGVGIFAIKSDYLIKDSTLAFKLEQTDSSHRYHNGTQGSALTLILEKPIKGYGAGNKIYDQIYNDNVKNYPDWTFKTSLGPHNIFLTVWFSGGIFGFAAFLFVGLLYLKQSAQEWKASNKQAALILLISFFGYFIVRGNFESVHLNILGIYLGLLTALCQQRWHEKRQQFRTES from the coding sequence ATGTTTAAACAAAATATTAAAAATAATTTATCTTGGAGTACATTTTTCGTCGGTGGCTACATCGCACTTGTCTACGTAACAGGTATCACACGCTATAAAAACTTATTTTTTGCGCTGGTGGCATTAACTGCGTTGTATTTTCTGATTAAAAACCCCAAAGGATGTCTTGCTGCTTTAAAAAATAATGTCATCTTGTCTTTAGGTATCCTGACATTAACCTATGTCTATTCAATAGTGATTTCACCGGAGCCCAAACTCAGTATCAGTGAACTTAAAACCCCTTTTTTCAGGGATGTTGTTCTTTCCAGCCTGTTGATTACTCTGGCATTAAGCCATACCAGTGCGCTTAAAATTCAGAAAATGGTTATCGGTTCATTTCTGATTGGGCTGTTATTCATCACACTGAAAGAAATTTACCTGTTTTATCAGGATTACCAAAACAATATCATGCCATTCACCACCTATAACCACCGCAATATCTCGGATGGCATCGTATTCTTCTTTCCCGCATTAGTCGCCCTTTGGCATTTTCAGAATCACAAAAATTACATTCGCTTAGCGCTGATAGCACTCCTGATTTTATCTGTCTTTTTTGTTTTGTTAGGAACCCTTTCCAGAGGCGCCTGGCTTGCTGTTTTTGTGATGTTTTTTTTGATGATCATCCTGAACAAAAACTGGAAGACGTTGGTTGCCAGTATCATTATGATTGGGGTTGGCATATTTGCCATCAAATCTGACTATCTTATCAAAGATTCTACTTTAGCTTTTAAGTTGGAACAGACCGATAGCAGCCACCGATACCATAATGGGACACAAGGCTCAGCTCTCACCTTGATTTTGGAAAAACCAATCAAAGGTTATGGCGCTGGCAACAAAATCTATGACCAAATTTACAACGATAACGTTAAAAACTACCCAGACTGGACATTTAAAACCTCGCTTGGCCCCCATAATATTTTCCTGACTGTATGGTTTTCTGGCGGAATATTTGGATTCGCGGCCTTTTTATTTGTAGGGCTTTTATACCTAAAACAATCAGCTCAAGAGTGGAAAGCAAGCAATAAACAAGCAGCGTTAATTTTATTGATCTCTTTCTTTGGCTATTTTATTGTCAGAGGAAACTTTGAGAGTGTTCATTTGAATATCTTGGGTATCTATCTTGGCTTACTGACCGCTTTGTGTCAGCAAAGATGGCATGAAAAAAGACAGCAATTTAGAACCGAAAGTTAA
- a CDS encoding glycosyltransferase has protein sequence MKKCVFVAPEFHSIPPNYAAAVEWWIYNVAKISQAHNLIICKGERTEKTVEKISEYATIHRIHTSVVYKRFFRKWSRLDPYPYAKRVVDTVMRYQCSYGEKPILIIQNSISLYNAVKQLYPEKFMVLHLHNKHKTADLAPETKLITPSHFLADFFHSEAKIENIKVVPNGIDKALYQQRTRWKRDRFGLKDDETVILYAGRLDKGKGVIELMDAVSLLNQKGQNIKLLLIGDHATIKKGEREVYRKKVLDKASDMADICILAGSIPPIDMHQVYPLADLTVVPSLGEEAFCMVALESMACGVPVLVSPRGGIKEFVIPEKTGFLLQEPLSPVSIAKDISDTLLNDNLSTVAEHAKETVISQYDWRNVSVSLANTLAEWF, from the coding sequence ATGAAAAAATGTGTTTTTGTTGCCCCTGAATTCCATTCTATTCCCCCGAACTATGCTGCCGCGGTAGAGTGGTGGATCTATAACGTTGCCAAAATTAGTCAGGCCCATAATTTAATTATCTGTAAAGGAGAAAGAACGGAGAAAACGGTAGAAAAGATCAGTGAATATGCCACCATTCACAGGATACACACGAGCGTGGTTTATAAGCGTTTTTTTAGAAAATGGTCTCGTTTAGATCCTTATCCTTATGCTAAAAGGGTGGTGGATACTGTCATGCGTTATCAATGTTCGTATGGCGAGAAACCGATTTTGATCATCCAAAATTCTATTTCGCTTTATAATGCAGTGAAGCAGCTTTATCCAGAAAAATTCATGGTACTTCATCTACATAATAAACATAAAACCGCTGATTTAGCGCCAGAAACAAAGCTCATTACACCTAGCCATTTTTTGGCGGATTTCTTTCACTCCGAAGCAAAGATTGAGAATATCAAAGTAGTGCCAAATGGTATTGATAAGGCGCTATATCAACAGAGAACTCGTTGGAAAAGAGATCGTTTTGGGTTGAAAGATGATGAAACCGTTATCTTATATGCTGGCCGATTGGATAAAGGTAAAGGCGTTATTGAACTCATGGATGCAGTAAGTTTGCTGAATCAAAAAGGGCAAAATATTAAGCTGCTTCTTATCGGGGATCATGCAACGATTAAAAAAGGTGAACGCGAAGTTTATCGGAAAAAGGTGCTGGATAAAGCGTCAGATATGGCTGATATCTGTATTCTCGCAGGGAGTATACCGCCGATAGACATGCATCAAGTATATCCGCTTGCTGATTTAACGGTCGTTCCTTCATTAGGTGAAGAAGCATTTTGTATGGTTGCCTTGGAATCAATGGCCTGCGGTGTGCCGGTGTTGGTCAGTCCAAGAGGAGGAATAAAAGAATTTGTTATTCCAGAAAAAACAGGCTTTTTACTGCAAGAACCGTTGTCCCCGGTGAGTATTGCTAAAGATATTTCGGATACTTTGTTAAATGACAATTTAAGCACTGTCGCTGAACATGCCAAAGAGACAGTAATAAGTCAATATGATTGGCGTAATGTCAGCGTGTCTTTAGCAAATACATTAGCGGAGTGGTTTTAG
- a CDS encoding Spy/CpxP family protein refolding chaperone has translation MRNIAILAVASMFVLETTETLANTADADHVPEAHSSPSCMQGDYKRNFSYYRGNQYNYSYIFGGIVLTEQQREQILRLAREQGGYEQPLADMQDAHFKLDDLLTEEDFDETEVRSLLEKIAEKHVLLGIEVARFNNQVYQLLTAEQKALLKKRKTSKCLTQNVN, from the coding sequence ATGCGTAACATAGCAATATTGGCTGTAGCGTCAATGTTTGTTCTTGAAACAACGGAGACCTTAGCTAACACTGCTGATGCGGATCATGTTCCTGAAGCTCATTCTTCTCCATCTTGCATGCAAGGTGATTATAAGAGGAATTTTAGTTATTACCGAGGTAATCAGTACAACTATAGCTATATCTTCGGTGGAATCGTATTAACAGAACAGCAGCGTGAGCAGATATTGAGGTTAGCCAGAGAGCAAGGTGGGTATGAACAGCCGTTGGCTGATATGCAGGATGCCCATTTTAAACTGGATGATCTTTTGACTGAAGAGGATTTTGATGAAACTGAGGTTCGTTCACTGCTTGAGAAAATCGCCGAAAAGCATGTTCTTTTAGGTATAGAAGTGGCGAGATTCAATAATCAGGTTTATCAGCTACTTACAGCAGAACAGAAAGCGTTATTGAAAAAACGTAAAACAAGTAAGTGTCTTACTCAAAACGTGAACTGA
- the cpxR gene encoding envelope stress response regulator transcription factor CpxR translates to MHKILLVDDDRELTSLLKELLEMEGFNVVIAHDGEEALQYIDASIDLLLLDIMMPRKNGIETLKALRQSHQTPVIMLTARGSNLDRVLGLELGADDYLPKPFNDRELVARIRAILRRSNWSEQQAEIGIPVLEVDKLQLNPGRQEASFAGEILDLTGTEFTLLYLLAQHLGQVVSREQLSQEVLGKRLTPFDRAIDMHISNLRRKLPNRTDELPWFKTLRGRGYLMVSAK, encoded by the coding sequence ATGCATAAAATCTTATTAGTTGATGATGACCGCGAGCTAACATCGCTATTAAAAGAACTACTCGAAATGGAAGGATTCAATGTTGTGATCGCCCACGATGGTGAAGAAGCTTTACAATATATTGATGCTTCAATTGACCTATTATTGTTAGACATCATGATGCCACGTAAAAACGGCATTGAGACACTGAAAGCACTGCGGCAATCCCATCAGACGCCCGTGATCATGTTAACAGCTCGTGGTAGCAATCTAGACCGTGTTTTAGGCTTAGAACTAGGCGCAGATGACTATCTCCCCAAACCTTTTAACGATCGTGAACTCGTCGCCCGCATACGTGCCATTTTGCGCCGCTCTAACTGGAGTGAACAACAAGCTGAGATTGGAATACCGGTACTGGAGGTCGATAAACTACAACTCAATCCTGGGCGCCAGGAAGCCAGTTTTGCCGGCGAGATTTTGGATCTCACCGGCACGGAGTTCACACTACTTTATTTACTTGCACAACATTTAGGGCAAGTTGTTTCCCGCGAACAATTGAGTCAAGAAGTATTAGGTAAACGCTTAACACCTTTTGATCGGGCTATTGATATGCATATTTCAAATCTACGCCGTAAATTACCTAACAGAACAGATGAGCTACCCTGGTTTAAAACATTGCGTGGCCGTGGATACTTAATGGTTTCCGCAAAATGA
- the cpxA gene encoding envelope stress sensor histidine kinase CpxA, whose translation MINSLTARIFAIFWFTLALVLMIALMAPKLDSRQLAPLLDNEYQVGKKLAKDIEKELTRSPGKGLWWIHMTNAINLLASQNEHVLLITTNNGVIIGGDTEISRYQRQAIRNFIGLSDNPDHPKKKKYSRSEVLGPFSVHDNEEYYLLYFIRPASSPQSDFINLMFDRPFLLPAATMLISAPLLLWLAWSLAKPARKLKNAADDVAKGNLRQHPELESGPQEFLATGSSFNHMISALERMVTAQQRLISDISHELRTPLTRLQLATALLRRRHGESKELARIETETQRLDGMINDLLILSRNHYKNELLRENIKAYDIWHDILENAKFEVEQMHKTLDIISPPGNWMIYCNPTTLGSALENIVRNALRYSNNHIAVAFKADNQGVTITVDDDGPGVSLEDRENIFRPFYRTDEARDRESGGTGLGLAIVETAVSQHRGWVKAEDSPLGGLRLVIWLPLHGR comes from the coding sequence ATGATCAATAGCTTGACTGCTCGTATATTCGCCATTTTTTGGTTTACGCTCGCACTCGTCCTGATGATAGCCTTAATGGCGCCTAAACTGGATTCGCGGCAATTAGCCCCTCTTTTGGATAATGAATATCAGGTTGGAAAAAAACTGGCAAAAGACATAGAAAAGGAATTAACACGTAGCCCAGGGAAAGGACTCTGGTGGATACACATGACAAACGCGATTAATCTGCTAGCTTCGCAAAACGAGCACGTACTCCTTATCACCACCAACAATGGCGTTATCATTGGTGGTGATACTGAGATTTCACGCTACCAACGACAAGCTATCCGCAACTTTATCGGATTATCCGATAACCCCGATCATCCTAAAAAGAAAAAATATAGCCGCTCGGAAGTCCTTGGTCCTTTTTCCGTTCACGATAACGAAGAATATTACCTTCTCTATTTCATTAGACCAGCGAGCAGCCCACAATCAGATTTTATTAATTTAATGTTTGACCGCCCCTTTTTACTGCCCGCAGCCACCATGTTAATCAGCGCACCATTACTACTGTGGCTGGCATGGAGCCTGGCAAAACCCGCCCGGAAACTAAAAAATGCGGCGGATGACGTCGCGAAAGGCAACTTACGGCAACACCCTGAACTAGAATCCGGCCCACAAGAGTTTTTGGCTACGGGCAGTAGCTTCAACCACATGATTAGCGCACTGGAAAGGATGGTCACCGCTCAACAACGGCTGATCTCCGATATCTCCCATGAACTACGCACCCCACTGACTCGTTTACAGTTGGCGACAGCCTTACTGCGCCGCCGTCACGGTGAAAGCAAAGAACTCGCACGTATCGAAACAGAAACTCAACGTTTAGACGGAATGATTAATGATCTGTTGATCCTTTCCCGTAATCATTATAAAAACGAATTACTGCGCGAAAACATCAAAGCCTATGATATATGGCATGACATTCTGGAAAATGCCAAATTTGAAGTCGAGCAGATGCATAAAACACTGGATATCATTTCTCCTCCTGGAAACTGGATGATTTACTGTAATCCAACAACACTTGGCAGCGCCCTGGAAAACATCGTCCGCAATGCACTACGTTACTCCAACAACCATATCGCCGTTGCCTTCAAAGCAGATAACCAAGGTGTAACGATCACCGTTGATGATGATGGCCCTGGAGTCAGTCTTGAAGATAGAGAAAATATCTTCCGGCCGTTTTATCGGACAGATGAAGCGAGAGATAGAGAATCTGGAGGAACTGGATTGGGTCTGGCAATTGTTGAAACGGCGGTGAGTCAGCACCGAGGCTGGGTAAAAGCAGAGGATAGCCCTTTAGGTGGATTACGACTGGTGATTTGGTTGCCATTGCATGGAAGATAG